The uncultured Fibrobacter sp. genome contains the following window.
CGCCGTTCGAAACTATGGCGTGTACTGGGTCCGCTTCGTCGCTCACATGGATAGCCTTGCCATTCATGAAGGCACCGCCATCCTTCATCGCCGTAAACAGCTCGCCAAGCCGGGGCAGGTTCACGACCGCGACCAACGGTTTGCCCTCGAGATGGAGAGCGATGGAAATTCCCCAGAACGGAATGCCGCGGCTAAAATTGACCGTGCCGTCCACCGGGTCGATAATCCAGCAGTAGCGCGGATCCGCGCCCTCGATGACGCCCGCTTCTTCGGTGCGGATGGAATGCGTCGGGAATGCGTTACGCAATCCTTCGACAATCAGTTTCTCGCTCGCGATATCGGCGCGAGTCACAACGTCTTTCTTGGACTTGTATTTTACGTCGCCCAAGTTGTTCTGGAATTCAAGGCAAAGAGCCCCCGTCTGTTTCGCGAGAGCTTCTGCAACAGATAAAAATTGTTGATAATCGGACATATGGGTTAGCGATGAGCTATGAGCGGCGAGCCATGAGGGACTACTCACGGTCAGCTTATTCAGGGTATGCGCAGCAACGGAAGCCAATTGACGACGACCTGTAGAACGAGGATGCCTCTCTATAAACCACTTTCTCGCCCGTGAAGAAGACCTTCTCGACATGATCAGGCACATACACCAAGCCGTTGGAGATGGTTTTCAGCCATTCGTCGCCACCATTCTTGTATTCCGCATAAGGCACATAATCGACACCGATGGAGTTCCCGTTGGAATCCTGCACATCGAAGAACTGCAGAGAATCCTTGAAATCCTTCTTGGTCAGCTTTGCATACAATGTGCGCGAAGTATCCACTTCGAATACCGTATCCACCTTGGTCCCTTCGCGGTAAAGGTAAACAGGATCTACCGTATAGCCAACACGTGTGAAGAACGGGAAGCTACGGCTTGTACACCTAGAAATGGATTCACGGTCTGAACCAACGAAAACTTTATAGCTAGCGCCTTTGACTACAGCCGCAGTATCCTCGGAACGGCCCATCACCCATTCCTGATAATGCCCAGGCATATCATGGACACCCATCGGGTTTACGCAATGGCGATTGCGCTTGGATACATCAGCCGAAGCGAGAGAATCCTCTGTACCGACATTGCACATTTTATAAAGGTATTCCACGGCATCGGACGCAGAATCCTCTATCACACCATAGTCAAGGCGACCGCCAGACAAACAAACCAGTTCCCAATCGCGCTCGTTGCACAGGGAAACCTTAAAACCATCTGCAGATACTGCCTCGCAGGCCGCGACAGCCTCGGAGTGGAGCACGTTGCGAACAAATTCTCCAGAATCGTTCTGATGCTCATATTTTTCCATGCAGAACTTATTCGTATCAGAAAAAGAAACAGGAACGAATCCTTCGGGGCATTCTATTTCTTGAGCCAAAGCTCCCGGAGAAACATAGAGGGTATCAATCAACGCATGGGAATAATAACCAGACGCATCCCTTGAACGTA
Protein-coding sequences here:
- a CDS encoding inositol monophosphatase family protein, producing the protein MSDYQQFLSVAEALAKQTGALCLEFQNNLGDVKYKSKKDVVTRADIASEKLIVEGLRNAFPTHSIRTEEAGVIEGADPRYCWIIDPVDGTVNFSRGIPFWGISIALHLEGKPLVAVVNLPRLGELFTAMKDGGAFMNGKAIHVSDEADPVHAIVSNGDFNVGNPEKINSQNSRNFAREAEVFERVKCFGSAVVEGCFTACGRIDCFVMTMSYPWDIAAIALIVEEAGGKSTHIDGSPMQFVDSEQVVFSNGILHETLVDCVK